A region from the Streptosporangium sp. NBC_01756 genome encodes:
- the polA gene encoding DNA polymerase I encodes MPKSEATPSRPCLLLLDGHSLAYRAFYALPEENFSTTTGQTTNAVYGFTSMLVNVLRDEKPTHVAVCFDRSEPTFRHEEYAEYKANRSASPDSFRSQMSLIYEMLDALSVPHLSLAGYEADDLIATLATRAADQDMNVLVVTGDRDALQLVDERVTVLMTRVGISNMTRFTPEAVLEKYELTPAQYPDFAAIRGDSSDNLKNIPGVGEKTAAKWIREFGSLEELVNRIDEVKGKVGDKLRDHLDQVLMNRRLTQLMRDVPLEHEVGALTVGQADRDEVNKILDTLEFRGEIRDRLFKTLGSGEVEAEDGFEVEAVTLGPGEVAGWLEALPEGRAGLAFRGAYGSGTGRIDSLAIAVPGGRAAFVDPTTLTEADEAALRAWLGDPDRPKAVHDAKGPMLALWAQGMDLRGLTCDTALAAYLAMPGQKTFLLEDLVRTYLQRELRSEADAGGQASLFDDVDADDARELGLRALAVLELAGALEAFLEPRDGTRLMREVELPLVTVLAEVERAGIAADRDYFSGLEAEFGGAVKQAVEAAHASVGEQFNLGSPKQLQEILFTRLNLPKTKKTKTGYTTDADALAWLAAQTEHELPTIMLRHRDQAKLKVTVEGLIKEISDDGRIHTTYNQIIAATGRISSEKPNLQNIPIRTVEGRRIRQGFTVGAGYETLLTADYSQIELRIMAHLSGDESLIASFASGHDFHKATAARVFDVEPEQVTGELRAKIKAMNYGLAYGLSDFGLSAQLTIPVSEARALKEEYFEEFGGIRDFLNATVAQARHDGYTATIMGRRRYLPDLNSDNRQRREMAERMALNAPIQGSAADIIKVAMLNVQSALKEAGLRSRMLLQVHDELVFEVAPGELEVLRELVTGRMNAAYALRVPLEVSVGSGRTWEDAGH; translated from the coding sequence GTGCCGAAGAGCGAAGCGACCCCCTCTCGTCCCTGCCTCCTGCTGCTGGACGGGCATTCCCTGGCCTACCGGGCCTTCTATGCCCTGCCGGAGGAGAATTTCTCCACGACGACGGGTCAGACGACAAACGCGGTCTATGGGTTCACGTCGATGCTGGTCAACGTGCTCCGCGACGAGAAGCCCACGCACGTGGCGGTCTGCTTCGACCGGTCGGAGCCGACGTTCCGGCACGAGGAGTACGCCGAGTACAAGGCGAACCGGAGCGCGAGCCCCGACAGCTTCCGCAGCCAGATGAGCCTGATCTACGAGATGCTCGACGCGTTGAGCGTCCCGCACCTGTCGCTGGCGGGCTACGAGGCCGACGACCTGATCGCCACCCTCGCCACCCGGGCCGCCGACCAGGACATGAACGTCCTGGTCGTCACCGGTGACCGCGACGCGCTGCAACTGGTCGACGAGCGCGTCACGGTGCTGATGACCCGGGTCGGGATCAGCAACATGACCAGATTCACCCCCGAGGCGGTGCTGGAGAAGTACGAGCTGACCCCGGCCCAGTACCCCGACTTCGCGGCCATCCGCGGCGACTCCAGCGACAACCTCAAGAACATCCCCGGGGTGGGGGAGAAGACCGCGGCCAAGTGGATCCGCGAGTTCGGCTCGCTGGAGGAGCTGGTCAACCGGATCGACGAGGTCAAGGGCAAGGTCGGCGACAAGCTCCGCGACCACCTCGACCAGGTCCTGATGAACCGTCGCCTCACCCAGCTCATGCGCGACGTCCCGCTGGAGCACGAGGTCGGGGCACTGACGGTCGGCCAGGCGGACCGCGACGAGGTCAACAAGATCCTCGACACGCTGGAGTTCCGCGGCGAGATCCGCGACCGCCTTTTCAAGACGCTCGGCTCGGGGGAGGTCGAGGCCGAGGACGGCTTCGAGGTCGAAGCCGTCACGCTCGGCCCCGGCGAGGTCGCCGGATGGCTGGAGGCGCTGCCCGAGGGCCGGGCCGGGCTCGCCTTCAGGGGCGCCTACGGCAGCGGCACCGGGCGGATCGACAGCCTCGCGATCGCCGTGCCCGGCGGCCGCGCCGCGTTCGTCGACCCCACCACGCTGACCGAGGCCGACGAGGCGGCGCTGCGCGCCTGGCTCGGCGACCCCGACAGGCCCAAGGCCGTGCACGACGCCAAGGGGCCGATGCTGGCGCTGTGGGCGCAGGGGATGGACCTGCGCGGCCTGACGTGCGACACGGCGCTGGCGGCCTACCTGGCGATGCCGGGGCAGAAGACGTTCCTGCTGGAGGACCTGGTGCGCACCTACCTCCAGCGTGAGCTGCGCAGCGAGGCCGACGCCGGCGGTCAGGCCAGCCTCTTCGACGACGTGGACGCCGACGACGCCCGGGAGCTGGGGCTGCGGGCCCTGGCCGTCCTGGAGCTGGCCGGGGCGCTGGAGGCGTTCCTGGAGCCGCGGGACGGCACCCGGCTGATGCGCGAGGTGGAGCTGCCGCTGGTGACCGTGCTGGCCGAGGTGGAGCGGGCCGGCATCGCCGCCGACCGGGATTACTTCAGCGGCCTGGAGGCCGAGTTCGGCGGCGCGGTCAAGCAGGCCGTCGAGGCGGCGCACGCGTCCGTGGGGGAGCAGTTCAACCTGGGCTCGCCCAAGCAGCTGCAGGAGATCCTCTTCACCCGCCTGAACCTGCCCAAGACCAAGAAGACCAAGACGGGCTACACCACCGACGCCGACGCGCTGGCCTGGCTGGCCGCCCAGACCGAGCACGAGCTGCCGACCATCATGCTGCGCCACCGTGACCAGGCCAAGCTGAAGGTCACGGTCGAGGGGCTGATCAAGGAGATCTCCGACGACGGGCGGATCCACACCACCTACAACCAGATCATCGCGGCCACCGGGCGGATCAGCTCGGAGAAGCCCAACCTGCAGAACATCCCGATCCGCACCGTCGAAGGCCGCCGGATCCGGCAGGGGTTCACGGTCGGGGCGGGATACGAGACGCTGCTGACCGCCGACTACAGCCAGATCGAGCTACGGATCATGGCGCACCTGTCGGGCGACGAGTCGTTGATCGCGTCGTTCGCCTCCGGGCACGACTTCCACAAGGCCACCGCCGCGCGGGTCTTCGACGTCGAGCCCGAGCAGGTGACGGGGGAGCTGCGGGCCAAGATCAAGGCCATGAACTACGGCCTGGCCTACGGACTGTCGGACTTCGGGCTGTCGGCGCAGCTCACCATCCCGGTGTCGGAGGCGAGGGCGCTCAAGGAGGAATACTTCGAGGAGTTCGGCGGCATCCGCGACTTCCTCAACGCGACCGTCGCCCAGGCCAGGCACGACGGCTACACCGCGACCATCATGGGCCGCCGCCGCTACCTGCCCGACCTCAACAGCGACAACCGCCAGCGCCGCGAGATGGCCGAGCGGATGGCGCTCAACGCGCCGATCCAGGGGTCGGCGGCCGACATCATCAAGGTCGCCATGCTCAACGTGCAGAGCGC
- a CDS encoding PaaI family thioesterase, producing MEEQLGASHRDTLVERMGIEITEATPERVVGRMPVEGNLQPYGLLHGGASCVLAETLGSTGAALHAGTGRGAVGIEINATHHRSATSGHVTGVATRIHGGRTLATYDIEITDDQGRRVCTSRLTCMLRDL from the coding sequence ATGGAAGAACAGCTCGGCGCCTCCCACCGCGACACGCTCGTCGAGCGCATGGGGATCGAGATCACCGAGGCCACCCCCGAGCGGGTGGTGGGCCGGATGCCGGTGGAGGGCAACCTCCAGCCGTACGGCCTGCTGCACGGCGGCGCCTCGTGCGTGCTCGCCGAGACCCTCGGTTCGACCGGCGCGGCCCTCCACGCGGGGACCGGCCGCGGCGCCGTGGGCATCGAGATCAACGCCACCCACCACCGCTCGGCCACCTCCGGGCACGTCACCGGCGTGGCGACCCGAATCCACGGTGGCCGGACGCTCGCCACCTACGACATCGAAATCACCGACGATCAGGGCCGGCGGGTGTGCACCTCACGTCTCACCTGCATGCTGCGCGACCTCTGA
- a CDS encoding ABC transporter substrate-binding protein translates to MGLSFLSRRTLAVGAVVVAGTLGLSACGGDTTSASSDGAASSSAPAAGGPKLVTPGKLTTCTNLPYEPFQFKEGDKTVGFDVDIVDLAAKKLGLTQEIVDIDFAVIKSGAAMAAGKCDVAAAGMTITPERQANITFSVPYFDATQALLAKKGVGVKTLDEIKAKNLKLGAQASTTGLDYVKKQGLNPKEFADSPKELLGLQSGQADVIVQDLPVVLTWLKKPEIADKFELVGSLDTGEQYGIGLKKQADPILLKAINDAVTTAKSDGTYEQIFVKWFGKKPGELG, encoded by the coding sequence GTGGGCCTGAGTTTTCTTTCCCGGCGGACGCTCGCGGTAGGCGCGGTGGTCGTCGCCGGCACGCTTGGCCTGTCCGCGTGCGGCGGTGACACCACCAGTGCGAGCTCCGACGGCGCCGCCTCGTCGAGCGCCCCGGCCGCCGGAGGTCCCAAGCTCGTCACTCCCGGCAAGCTCACCACCTGCACCAACCTGCCGTACGAGCCCTTCCAGTTCAAGGAGGGCGACAAGACCGTCGGCTTCGACGTCGACATCGTCGACCTGGCGGCCAAGAAGCTCGGCCTGACGCAGGAGATCGTCGACATCGACTTCGCCGTCATCAAGAGCGGCGCGGCGATGGCCGCCGGCAAGTGCGACGTGGCCGCGGCGGGCATGACCATCACCCCGGAGCGCCAGGCGAACATCACCTTCTCCGTGCCTTACTTCGACGCCACCCAGGCGCTGCTGGCCAAGAAGGGTGTCGGCGTCAAGACGCTGGACGAGATCAAGGCCAAGAACCTCAAGCTCGGCGCCCAGGCCTCGACCACCGGTCTGGACTACGTCAAGAAGCAGGGCCTCAACCCCAAGGAGTTCGCCGACTCCCCCAAGGAGCTCCTGGGTCTGCAGTCCGGTCAGGCCGACGTGATCGTCCAGGACCTGCCCGTCGTCCTGACCTGGCTGAAGAAGCCGGAGATCGCCGACAAGTTCGAGCTGGTGGGCAGCCTGGACACCGGTGAGCAGTACGGCATCGGCCTGAAGAAGCAGGCCGACCCGATTCTGCTCAAGGCCATCAACGACGCGGTCACCACGGCGAAGTCGGACGGCACTTACGAGCAGATCTTCGTGAAGTGGTTCGGCAAGAAGCCCGGCGAACTCGGCTGA
- a CDS encoding amino acid ABC transporter permease, whose amino-acid sequence MTEQSTPAESSGPAGAPPGRSGLSPRKKQQISRIVQYVVLVAVVVFLALRIEWGQLAENFAKPEVAAETLPDLFTVALKNTIIYSVGGFFFAFLLGLVFALMRMSSVLVYRWIAILYIEVFRGLPALLIFLLILFLPLALPGFEVPGGTYGQGVLGLTIVGSAYMAETLRAGLQAVPKGQMEAARSLGMSHARAMASIVIPQAVRIVIPPTTNQFVSLLKDSSLVLFLGVSGEYVELTKFGNDMASTFANATPILVVGVTYLLVTIPLGYLASRLEKRQARGR is encoded by the coding sequence ATGACCGAACAGTCGACGCCGGCTGAGTCGTCCGGTCCTGCCGGGGCTCCCCCCGGCAGGAGCGGGCTCAGCCCCCGTAAGAAGCAGCAGATCAGCCGGATCGTCCAGTACGTCGTGCTTGTGGCCGTCGTGGTCTTCCTCGCGCTGCGCATCGAGTGGGGCCAGCTCGCCGAGAACTTCGCCAAGCCCGAGGTCGCGGCGGAGACGTTGCCGGACCTGTTCACGGTCGCGCTGAAGAACACGATCATCTACTCGGTGGGCGGGTTCTTCTTCGCCTTCCTGCTGGGCCTGGTGTTCGCGCTGATGCGGATGTCGTCGGTGCTGGTGTACCGGTGGATCGCGATCCTCTACATCGAGGTCTTCCGGGGCCTGCCCGCCCTGCTGATCTTCCTGCTCATCCTGTTCCTCCCGCTGGCCCTGCCCGGCTTCGAGGTGCCCGGCGGCACCTACGGCCAGGGCGTCCTGGGCCTGACCATCGTGGGTTCGGCCTACATGGCCGAGACACTCCGCGCGGGCCTGCAGGCGGTCCCCAAGGGGCAGATGGAGGCGGCGCGGTCGCTGGGCATGTCGCACGCGCGGGCCATGGCGAGCATCGTCATCCCGCAGGCCGTGCGCATCGTGATCCCGCCGACGACCAACCAGTTCGTGTCCCTGCTCAAGGACTCCTCGCTGGTGCTGTTCCTGGGCGTCTCCGGGGAGTACGTCGAGCTCACGAAGTTCGGCAACGACATGGCCTCGACCTTCGCGAACGCCACCCCGATCCTGGTGGTCGGTGTGACGTACCTGCTGGTCACCATCCCGCTGGGGTATCTCGCGTCCCGGCTTGAGAAGCGTCAGGCGAGGGGACGGTGA
- a CDS encoding ABC transporter ATP-binding protein, with amino-acid sequence MLLEIKDIRVHYGKIEALKGISVEVNEGEIVTLIGANGAGKTTTLKTISGLRGLTSGSVVFDGKDISKMPGHKRVMAGLGQAPEGRGVFPGMTVHDNLLMGAYTRSGDFGADLKEVYELFPRLAERRTQMGGTMSGGEQQMLAIGRALMAKPKVLLLDEPSMGLAPLMVQQIFDIIEEINRRGTTVLLVEQNAQQALKLAHRAYVLETGKVVKSAPAADLLNDPDVQAAYLGGGLAHDAPPVERPDTTPERDAPAESGAPEGDGPEGAAPREQA; translated from the coding sequence ATGCTTCTTGAGATCAAGGACATCCGTGTCCACTACGGCAAGATCGAGGCGCTCAAGGGCATCTCGGTCGAGGTGAACGAGGGCGAGATCGTCACGCTCATCGGGGCGAACGGGGCGGGCAAGACCACGACCCTGAAGACGATCTCGGGTCTGCGCGGCCTGACGTCGGGGAGTGTCGTCTTCGACGGCAAGGACATCAGCAAGATGCCCGGCCACAAGCGGGTCATGGCGGGGCTGGGTCAGGCCCCCGAGGGCCGGGGCGTCTTCCCTGGCATGACGGTCCACGACAACCTGCTCATGGGCGCGTACACCCGTTCGGGGGACTTCGGCGCGGACCTGAAGGAGGTCTACGAGCTGTTCCCGCGGCTGGCCGAGCGCCGGACGCAGATGGGCGGCACGATGTCGGGCGGTGAGCAGCAGATGCTGGCCATCGGCCGCGCGCTGATGGCCAAGCCGAAGGTGCTGCTGCTGGACGAGCCGTCGATGGGCCTGGCACCGCTGATGGTGCAGCAGATCTTCGACATCATCGAGGAGATCAACCGCCGGGGTACCACGGTGCTGCTGGTGGAGCAGAACGCCCAGCAGGCGCTGAAGCTCGCGCACCGGGCCTACGTGCTGGAGACCGGGAAGGTGGTCAAGAGCGCGCCCGCCGCGGATCTGCTCAACGACCCCGACGTGCAGGCCGCCTATCTCGGCGGTGGTCTCGCGCATGACGCGCCGCCGGTGGAGCGGCCCGACACGACGCCGGAGCGGGACGCTCCAGCGGAGAGCGGGGCACCGGAGGGTGACGGACCGGAGGGTGCGGCGCCGCGCGAGCAGGCGTGA
- a CDS encoding DUF4352 domain-containing protein, which translates to MRTPPLRFAGAVLAGAVLTGCAGTGPPESTAPSATPTPAYALTPRPVRPGERPVNAPPVTDGDTRFQVIGLQTGLSGFFGTHAEWQAKGQYVVVRIVVENPGRANSRFDAKRQKLITADGTAHGIDRFAQATKRQPDTLPLGAEVRIELDLWFDIPKEARVAAVQLFGDPPLGVGGSTDGVKVALT; encoded by the coding sequence GTGCGCACCCCCCCACTACGGTTCGCCGGTGCCGTTCTGGCCGGCGCCGTCCTCACCGGCTGCGCCGGGACCGGACCACCGGAATCCACGGCCCCCTCCGCCACGCCCACCCCCGCCTACGCCCTGACCCCCCGCCCGGTCCGCCCCGGCGAACGCCCGGTCAACGCCCCGCCGGTCACCGACGGCGACACCCGCTTCCAGGTCATCGGCCTGCAGACCGGCCTGAGCGGCTTCTTCGGCACCCACGCCGAATGGCAGGCCAAAGGCCAGTACGTGGTCGTGCGCATCGTCGTGGAGAACCCCGGCCGCGCCAACTCCCGCTTCGACGCCAAACGGCAGAAGCTCATCACCGCCGACGGCACGGCCCACGGCATCGACAGGTTCGCCCAGGCCACCAAACGCCAGCCCGACACGCTCCCCCTCGGCGCCGAGGTCAGAATCGAACTGGACCTGTGGTTCGACATCCCCAAGGAGGCGAGGGTCGCCGCGGTCCAGCTGTTCGGCGACCCGCCGCTCGGCGTCGGCGGCAGCACCGACGGCGTCAAGGTGGCCCTCACCTGA
- a CDS encoding branched-chain amino acid ABC transporter permease, which produces MNQNPLERFRTQLGRYGDAMHDRWLHTPGWQRWTLYILLIVGALLLPSESIGSFMSPYTDWASILFFPIGTYVVLAIGLNVVVGQAGLLDLGFVAFYAVGGYAMALIGTELGWNFWLILLAGIGICALSGITLGGPTLRLRGDYLAIVTLGFGEIIRITARNTDAIGGPNGIRSIPHPPSLDELHIFGVDVYELLGVKIFKYGVLDPRPYYYLLVALAVIVIILVKRWEKSRVGRAWAAIREDEDAAEVMGVPTFRFKMLAFAIGASIGGAMGVLWASKVISLNPNDFQFLLSATILAAVVMGGAGNLPGVMLGAFVVAWLPERFRGLQEYRMLIFGAVLVALMIFRPEGLLPSRQRKAELKEGSGGMGTLAAEVPGPESHGEEVASK; this is translated from the coding sequence ATGAACCAGAACCCCCTGGAACGCTTCCGTACCCAGCTCGGCCGCTACGGCGACGCCATGCACGATCGCTGGCTGCACACGCCCGGCTGGCAGCGGTGGACGCTCTACATTCTTCTGATCGTGGGGGCCCTGCTCCTGCCGTCGGAGTCCATCGGCAGTTTCATGTCGCCCTACACCGACTGGGCGAGCATCCTGTTCTTCCCGATCGGCACCTATGTGGTGCTGGCCATCGGCCTGAACGTGGTCGTCGGTCAGGCGGGTCTGCTGGACCTGGGTTTCGTCGCGTTCTACGCCGTGGGCGGTTACGCGATGGCGTTGATCGGCACGGAGCTCGGCTGGAACTTCTGGCTGATCCTGCTGGCGGGCATCGGGATCTGCGCCCTGTCGGGTATCACCCTGGGCGGTCCGACGCTGCGGTTGCGCGGTGACTATCTGGCGATCGTGACGCTGGGTTTCGGGGAGATCATCCGGATCACCGCGCGGAACACCGACGCGATCGGCGGTCCGAACGGTATCCGCAGCATTCCGCACCCGCCGAGCCTCGACGAGCTGCACATCTTCGGTGTGGACGTCTACGAGCTGCTCGGCGTGAAGATCTTCAAGTACGGCGTGCTGGACCCGCGGCCTTACTACTATCTGCTGGTCGCGCTGGCCGTGATCGTGATCATCCTGGTGAAGCGCTGGGAGAAGAGCCGGGTCGGGCGGGCGTGGGCGGCGATCCGTGAGGACGAGGACGCGGCCGAGGTCATGGGCGTGCCGACGTTCCGGTTCAAGATGCTGGCGTTCGCGATCGGTGCCTCGATCGGTGGCGCGATGGGTGTGCTGTGGGCGTCCAAGGTCATCTCGCTCAATCCGAACGACTTCCAGTTCCTGCTGTCGGCGACGATCCTGGCCGCGGTGGTCATGGGTGGTGCGGGCAACCTGCCCGGCGTCATGCTGGGCGCGTTCGTGGTGGCGTGGCTGCCGGAGCGGTTCCGCGGTCTGCAGGAGTACCGCATGTTGATCTTCGGTGCGGTGCTCGTCGCGTTGATGATCTTCCGTCCCGAGGGCCTGCTGCCGTCGCGTCAACGCAAGGCGGAGTTGAAAGAGGGATCGGGCGGGATGGGCACGCTCGCGGCCGAGGTTCCCGGGCCGGAGTCGCATGGTGAGGAGGTGGCTTCCAAGTGA
- a CDS encoding ABC transporter ATP-binding protein, protein MLELQGLVMRFGGVTALKDVNLTINEGEIFALIGPNGAGKTTVFNVITGVYQPTEGQVRFEGEKISGIKRFKITKRGVARTFQNIRLFHNMTAIENVMVGADAHHRSGMVSVALGLPWHRRAEREGREMAMELLDFVGISHRAHDHAKNLPYGDQRRLEIARALATQPKLLLLDEPAAGMNPAEKVALQQLIRDIRDAGRTILIIEHDMSLIMGISDRIAVLDFGQKIADGLPDEVRNDPRVVEAYLGAPADAS, encoded by the coding sequence ATGCTGGAACTGCAGGGTCTGGTCATGCGGTTCGGCGGTGTCACGGCGCTGAAGGATGTCAACCTGACCATCAACGAGGGCGAGATCTTCGCGCTGATCGGTCCGAACGGCGCGGGTAAGACGACGGTGTTCAATGTGATCACCGGTGTCTACCAGCCGACGGAGGGCCAGGTCCGCTTCGAGGGTGAGAAGATCAGCGGCATCAAGCGCTTCAAGATCACCAAGCGGGGCGTCGCCCGTACGTTCCAGAACATCCGGCTTTTCCACAACATGACGGCGATCGAGAACGTCATGGTGGGTGCGGACGCCCATCACCGCTCGGGCATGGTCAGCGTGGCGCTGGGGCTTCCCTGGCACCGCAGGGCCGAGCGCGAGGGCCGTGAGATGGCGATGGAGCTGCTCGACTTCGTCGGCATCTCCCACCGCGCGCACGACCACGCCAAGAACCTGCCCTACGGTGACCAGCGGCGGCTGGAGATCGCCCGTGCGCTGGCGACCCAGCCGAAGCTGCTGCTGCTGGACGAGCCGGCCGCCGGTATGAACCCGGCGGAGAAGGTGGCGCTGCAGCAGTTGATCCGGGACATCCGGGACGCCGGCCGGACGATTCTGATCATCGAGCACGACATGAGCCTCATCATGGGCATCAGTGACCGCATCGCGGTGCTGGACTTCGGTCAGAAGATCGCCGATGGCCTGCCGGACGAGGTGCGGAACGACCCCCGGGTCGTCGAGGCGTATTTGGGGGCTCCCGCAGATGCTTCTTGA
- a CDS encoding amino acid ABC transporter ATP-binding protein: protein MTPVNHAVEIRDLHKRFGELEVLKGIDFAVDPGQVVCVIGPSGSGKSTLLRCVNLLEQPTSGRVVLEGVELTDRDVDIDAARRRVGMVFQQFNLFPHMTALQNVMIAQRRVLKRGRAEAEKIARENLEKVGIADKCDAYPLQMSGGQQQRVAIARALAMSPALMLFDEPTSALDPELVGDVLTVMRKLAEEGMTMLVVTHEMAFARDVADRVVFMDGGVIVEDGPAAQVIGDPQHERTKTFLRRVLDPTHTDI, encoded by the coding sequence GTGACTCCGGTGAACCACGCGGTCGAGATCCGTGACCTGCACAAGCGTTTCGGCGAGCTCGAAGTGCTGAAGGGGATCGACTTCGCCGTCGACCCCGGCCAGGTGGTCTGCGTCATCGGCCCCTCGGGGTCGGGCAAGTCCACGCTGCTGCGCTGTGTGAACCTGCTGGAGCAGCCCACCTCGGGGAGGGTGGTCCTGGAGGGCGTCGAGCTGACCGACCGCGACGTCGACATCGACGCCGCCCGCCGGCGGGTCGGCATGGTCTTCCAGCAGTTCAACCTGTTCCCCCACATGACCGCGCTGCAGAATGTCATGATCGCCCAGCGGCGGGTGCTCAAGCGGGGCAGGGCGGAGGCCGAGAAGATCGCCAGGGAGAACCTGGAGAAGGTCGGCATCGCCGACAAGTGCGATGCCTATCCGCTGCAGATGTCCGGCGGCCAGCAGCAGCGGGTCGCCATCGCCAGGGCCCTGGCGATGAGCCCGGCGCTGATGCTCTTCGACGAGCCCACCTCGGCGCTGGACCCGGAGCTGGTCGGCGACGTGCTCACGGTCATGCGCAAGCTGGCCGAGGAGGGGATGACCATGCTCGTGGTCACCCACGAGATGGCGTTCGCCCGGGACGTGGCCGACCGGGTGGTCTTCATGGACGGCGGTGTCATCGTGGAGGACGGCCCGGCCGCCCAGGTGATCGGCGACCCGCAGCACGAGCGCACCAAGACTTTCCTGCGCCGCGTGCTCGACCCGACGCACACCGACATCTGA